Genomic DNA from Oryza sativa Japonica Group chromosome 5, ASM3414082v1:
CTTATCCGGTTATCGCTATAAATAAACCATCTGAAGCATGAGGCGATTCTGACGCTGCGTTGGTTTGGATCGGCACGCCTGCTCGGACGCGGTAGCAATGCCGATCACGCTGCCGCAGTGAGTCAGCGCGCGCACTCGCATGCCGTCTTTTCGGCAAACCGACGTCTTGGCGACAGCGACCATCGGCTGCAGGCTGTTTCCTCGAGAATTCCTGATGGCACCGCCGGTGGATGCAGGCTTCTGCATTGCCGCATCAGACATTCAGATCTGCCAAATTTGTCACATAGGTTTTCAGTTTTCTATAGATCTTTGAACTTCAAATTGCGTGTGCTGTAACTCACAGTAGAACCCTGCAAAAAACATTGCCATATGCATATAGTCGACGCCGAACTACTACTACTTGAGTTCTCTCTGTCCTCACATATAAAAATCGACAGCATCTTCAGCTGGTTCCATGAAGAAGACGACGCATAATGTGTTGCATAATTGCAAGAAGCCATGAGCAGGCACTGTACAAATCCCAGTGTGTTACAGGTTGGAAAGCTTTGGCCTGTAGTCTGTAGCAGAGCCCCTAGTTTTCCTCTCCCGGGCCAAGACATCCACTGCACACAGATCAACAAGCGATGTGACGGTGAAGTGATAACAGGAGGCCGGAAAAGGCAAGAACTTTTGATTAACTGACGGAAGTGCCAATCCAAAAGAGGACCCGGCAAACATCTCTGCCAGTATCGCCTGTACTTGTTCACTGATCCACTGTAGCTGTTCTATTCGATTCGATTCAGATTTTATTATAAACTCCTCCATGATTCGTGATGCATATCATTGCGTGGGGTATTTTCCGTGCTACTCTGTCTGTCTCAGTGCAGAGTATTTGGTTTAGCTGTCAGAGGATCATCATAGTGTGTTAAGCTTCGGTTGTTAACGTGGGTACTCTGGTGCCGGGACAGAACGACCACCATGTCAGCTGGGTGGGGTGGGTACATACTAGCACATAGAGACTGAATCAGTTTGATCTTTTCTAGTAGCCTGTTTATAATTATCTTGGCAAGAATGCAATATACTATGAAGAGATGTATGCTAGGAAAACACCACCAGGGTAGGGTGGtagagttctttttttcttttgaaggaAAGGTGAAAACTTTGACATTTTCAATGGTAAACAATGTATCCGTCGTTAGCGATGTGTCCGTAAtaacttcatcaatctcaaaGATATGCTAGGTGTAGGATATGTGTATGTACGTTTATAAAAAACATATGTGCGcttgtactgtgtttctaaaaaataaaaagcctCAACAAGATTCGCTCACCAATGCTAACATGCCTTTCTTGAATTGGAGGATTTTCATAGTATTTATAGAGGATTCAATTTCTTGGGATTTTTATTCCTATGGTATACTTCGGATTGAAACAATGGAACTTTGAATATCCTATGAATTTGGTTGTTTCaattccaaagaaaaataagTATGAGCTCAAACTCTTGTATGCATTATATTCCTTTCTCTATCTAGTCTCTCCCCTATCCAAACAAATTTCCTGAAAAGTTTATATTCCTATGTTTGATTCGTATTCTCGTGACCTAAAATTCTGCAGACAAGAGCATAGCATTCTATtagtatgtttttttctttctctgtttTATAAATCTTACTCtctttatttatgttttataaaccttactctcttcgtttcagattataagttgttttgactttggttacaATCAAACCGCTTTAAATTTatctaagtttgtagaaaaaagtagtaacattttcaacccaatacAAATAAACTATGAAAAtgtatttaattatagatttaataaaattaatctagtgttataaatattattatattgtttatacaaacttaattaaatttaaagtaattTGATTTAGAGTAaagtaaaaataatttataatataaaacagagcgaGTATTTCAAAGCATTCCTAAAATATTCACAGTGTagttgttttatttagccagtatttttttttgaggggggGATGCTCACTCGTATAAAACTTTGCATTCTACTTTTAACCCGCAGTATAAAATTAGGACGCCACATTTGACACTTTGACATAACAACCTTCCCATAACTCCTGTTTTAACCCGCCGCTGATCGCGAGAGTCCTTTCCCATTAAAACCCCCCCGCCCACCAGCGCCGAGACACAGACACCAAAGCCGTCTCtgagaagaagagagggagagagagagagagagagagagctcggtcggtggaggcgacgacgacgacgcgcgcacTGCGGCCGCCATGGAGGAGAGAATACCTCTGCTCTCGAAACGATTCCCGGCGGACGGCACCGCCGGagtgggaggagggagggaggaggagggcggagatAGGTGGTGGAGCGGGCTGGCGCGGGAGGCAGGAAAGGTGGGGTCCATGGCGCTGCCCATGGCCGCGATGAGCGTGGCGCAGAACGCCGTGCAGGTGGCGTCCAACATGATGGTGGGGCACCTCCCCGGCGTCCTCCcgctctccgcctccgccatcgcCACCTCCCTCGCCAGCGTCTCCGGCTTCAGCCTCCTCGTACGTCGTCATCGCATATCCTGATTTCCCCACTCGTTCACGCGTCCTCGATTTGCTTATATCCATATTTGTTGCCTGCGTGATTTGGTCTCATTGGATTAACTGTTTAGCACTTTAGCCAGAGAGGCACGTTTCACGGTTTCAGATATTGTTCAATGTGGCGTTCAAATTTAGCAGTAGGAGGACAGGCAAAAAGTTTAGCCGTACAAGCGGCTGGTTAGTTTGGAAGGGGGATTTTGATTGGAACAGTGCCTAAAATTTTTGCTGGAATACTGTTTGAACATTTGGCGTGTTCCAAACATTCTGAAATAAATCATGGATATAGCATAGTAAgtagcagattttttttttttgggtatacAAGTAGCAGTTTGCAAacctacaaaatttaaaatcaacGTTCTCCTAAATATAGAGATAAATAACAAGTTACACTACTAGTCTACTACTCCACGCTGAATGCTTTTCTAGGATGAATTTTAAATTGCCTGCACAGATGGTGAGCTAGTCAATTGTCACGATTTCAACTAGCTTTCAGAATCTGCGAAGTGTGTACAGCCTAGAGGACTACTTCGATACTCTGGCGAAATATtctgtaggattttttttttttacttttctctTCAGTTGTACACGGATTGCCTTTTTAGTTTGTGATCTTAATTTTGAAACCACccataatttgaattttgaacttGTAAAACAGGTTGGAATGGCAAGTGGATTAGAAACTCTCTGCGGTCAAGCTTATGGGGCAAAACAGTATGACAAGTTAGGAGTGCAAACCTACAGAGCAATAGTCACACTAACAGTAGTCACAATTCCCATCTCACTTCTATGGGTATTCATAGGCAAACTCTTGACCCTAATAGGTCAGGACCCCGTGATCTCACATGAAGCTGGAAGATACATAGTGTGGTTGATTCCAGGACTCTTCGCATACGCGGTCTGCCAGCCTCTCACAAAATTTCTGCAGTCTCAGAGTCTAATATTTCCCATGCTCTGGTCCTCCATTGCAACTCTGCTCCTGCACATCCCTCTGTCTTGGCTGTTGGTGTTCAAGACCAGCATGGGATTTACTGGAGCTGCTTTAGCAATTAGCATATCTTACTGGTTGAATACATTCATGCTCGCTGCATACATCAGATTCTCATGTTCTTGTAAGGTGACTCGCTCGCCTCCTACAATCGAGGCATTCAGAGGAGTCGGTTTGTTTCTGCGAATAGCACTACCATCTGCACTAATGTTATGGTAATTACAGTAGCTTCAGAATCTCCTTGTTTTATATGTAAGTATTTCTTATTTCCTGTTAAAAAATTCCCACTTATTGGATTAATGGATTTTCTTCTATTATTTTGTAGTTTTGAATGGTGGTCATTTGAGATCCTTGTTCTCCTGTCAGGACTTCTACCCAACCCAGAGCTTGAAAGTTCAGTTCTTTCCATATGGTAAGAAAATAAGAGTCCTCAATGTCGCACTTAACAATATATTCTCTTATAGCTGCACCTTTTGTTATTTTATAAGCACTCCATTTATGCAGCTTGACGACTACCTCTTTGATGTATACTATACCATATGGTCTTGGAGGCGCTGCAAGGTAGAAGCCAAACCACTACTGTGAATGATTATTTTTTCTCAGAGAATAATCATGTGTTAACAGCCTTGTGAATTTTGTTTTAATGAACAGCACTCGAGTAGCAAATGAGTTAGGCGCTGGGAATCCTGAAGGAGCTCGATCGGCTGTTCACCTTGTAATGTCTATTGCTGGGACAGAGGCAGTTCTTGTTACTGGGATGCTGTTTGCAGCACAGCGCATCTTGGGCTATGCTTACAGCAGTGATGAGGAGGTTGTCACATATTTCACCTCAATGGTTCCTTTTGTGTGCATCTCAGTTGCTGCTGATAGCCTACAAGGAGTTTTATCAGGTTACATTTCCTAACATTTGATTTATCTGTTAATTATTCATTCCCTTCAAAAGAATGGAAAAAATGGAGTATTCAGCTATGCCTGAAGTTTTCGAAAATTTGATCTAACTGGCCTTGCCTCTctcttatttcattttttttatataactgGTTCTTATAGTTTTGGGGCCATTACATTTACACCATTCAGTATCTTTAGCCTGTTAGCCCAACGGTATCTTTTACCCCTTAGTTTGATTGCTTAATTCAATGTGTGCGCTGTTGTCAAATCTCTACCAAGACCTCAGGTAGCAAGTTAATTTCAGTCACTCCGGTATCGTAAAGACATACCAGGTAACTTGCCGCTTCTTGTTTTTCCTTTGTTCAATGAAACTAATGCTATTTTGTGTTGTGGAGGCCGACATTGTTACTCGGGGAGTTACCTGTTTGTTCCTTCAAACATGTGCTCTTACGTGAACATGGATATGGTGGTGTTTACAATCAACACGCATCTATCAGCGATGTCGTCTTAAGTGTGGACTCCACTTCACTAAGTATGCAATTACACCTTTCCCCTGGCTAGTGGTAGACTGGTAGTGTGGCACTGGTGTTTGCTTCACAGGTCTATTTCATTGTTTGTGCTTCTGAGCAGTTGTGGACATGCCAAAAACAATGAACTGAACTTGCGAAAACACACATCTCATTCAGCTCCAGCACGGAAACATACTATTGTTTCTCCTCTCTAGAAGATTATATCAAGATAGATGCACCACACGTCATTGCTTAACACTGACAGATATTACTTGTTATCAGGTATTGCTCGGGGTTGCGGATGGCAGCACCTGGGAGCCTATGTAAACCTCGGTTCATTCTACCTGGTTGGCATTCCGGTAGCCCTACTTCTTGGCTTTGGTTTCAAGATGGAAGGCAAAGGGCTTTGGCTGGGCATCGCCTGTGGTTCCGTATTACAATTCTTGCTTCTCGCCGTCATTGCATTCTTCAGCAACTGGCAAAAGATGGTTTGTTTCTTTATCTGAAACTCCAAGCCTTCTCCCCAACATCATCAAATCTTGATCACTCGAAAACTGAATCATGTTTCTCCCGCCTACTGACCTGATGCTGCTTCTGCAGGCCGAGAAAGCGAGGGAGAGAATTTTCGGCGAGACACCGTCAGAGAAGCAACATTTGGTGCTTGATGCAACGAATTCGGTCTGATTCTGCATCCTGATCCGTTGACGCGAACTGAAGCGGATGATCGGATCATGTGGAGGAGACTGGCTCCTCTGGATGTGTAGGGAATCTGCTGAAGAAGTAAAGCAGTGTGCATAGTTGTACTGTTGCATTTGTTGGATCCGGGAGAATGTATCAAGAACTCTATGTGAAATGTATGATGGCGATATGTATGTACGAGATCGAGGTTCCGAATACTTCCAGCCTATAGAAGTATAGATAAATTTTCCACTCTTCGTGGACAGAAAGAATAAAAGGCTAATCTTCTCTCGGAAAATGAGGCTAACCTCTTCTGAATGACTTATCATAACTTCGCCAAATACCAAaaaaggctttttttttttacatcataCAGCgtaattacatatttacatgTAATTGATGCATGATCAGGCATTCCAAGGATCACACTCCTTTTGGCAAATTATCTTGATGTTTATTACCATTAGCAGACTATTGCTTTggagatatttaaccatttgccacatttagatgtggcaattaactttttgccattggacccacatgtcatagacacgtgtggatccacatgtcattgagataggggtggcaaatagttatttgctaaatctaaaagtggcaaatagttaaaagccccgttGCTTTGTCCCCAGTAACAAGATTAAATCATCTGTAAGTTAAATTAATCGAAGAGGAAACTTTCGTTTCACCTTGAAATGCATGTGCCCTCTCAGACCATGGCGTCTTTGCTAGTTCCTCGGTCTCCTTCAGGGCTTGTTCGATTAATCCCCAAGATAGTTCCTTTGCCTTCTTCATGACTtgggcctggtttagttccaaactttttcttcaaacttccaacttttccatcacatcaaaatttacctacacacacaaactttcaactttttcatcacatcggtccaattttaatcaaacatCTAATTTTgaagtgaactaaacacacccttgttcggttaatccccaGGAGGGAGGGTGATACTGATGATCAAGTCAGTAGACTGCTATCTGCTTGGAGCAGCAAACTTCTTCAGGAATTCGCCTCTTCATGCATTCTGCAGCCCATTGTGAAAGTGAAAGCCACACGGCAGCTGCCACTCTTAGCCGACCTGGCGTGACAATTTCTTCTCTTTGCTTTTGGCTCATGGCTAGAGTTCACTACACAAAAGACATTAGACACTCCTACTAcccccccgcaaaaaaaaaaaaaagacactccTACTACCCACACCCTTTTTATTTAGACATTACACACTCCTACTACCCACACCCTTTTTATTTGAGAAATTTGAGGATTCAGCATACAGCCCTACAGGGATCAGTCATTGTCATTTTAGGGGTTCCTGAATTCCATACTTGAAAATATAGTCCACAACATTCATCAGTTCACTATATGGTAGtttcaaaaaagaaacacaTAAATGGATTATCTATGTCCATATGACCCATATCATACCGTCATGTGAGGTCATTTCACAAATGCAGAGGATAAAAACTTGAACGCCACAGCGTGCATCTAGCTCAGTAGCTTCAGTAACATTACAAAAATGAGATACATATACAGCCGGTGAAGCCAACCAAAAAAGATAGTACTCCAGGCTCAAGGTCACACTCCAGCTCTGCACCCTGTTGATCTCATTTTTCAACAGAAATTATTCCATGTTTCTTGTTAGTGACAGAGAATTCATCGACCGAACAAGAAACACATGATGGCACCATCGGATTGGCCAGTGTGTTGTAAGATCATTGGGCTTTCAAAATGCCAATTGACAGGATATTAACACTGGCACCCCAATCCGCATCAACCATCAAACCATGAGAAAGCACAGTTAAAAACTGTGAACAGAACCTGCACTCGGCAAAGACAGCAGATTCAAAACTTGCACACGTGCACTAAAATTACACGAAGAATGCAGCACAAGGTTAACTTCCAAGTAGTGCATAGAAGTATATGccagcaaaaacaaaaaatcagTCTGGCAACTTCCCGATAAAATTCCCTAATGCATTTACTGACAAGTGACAACTGACCCAAGAGGTTATATTAACTCAATTTCCTAAACGCCTCTTCGGCATGACATAATAACAACTTCACAGCTTTACAAAATAGCTATTTTCAAACCCAATGCTTCTCCTGCATGACAGATTCGCAATTTCAAAAGTTTACAAGACCACTTTCACATCCTAATTCGTActaactccgtcccaaaatatagggGATTTTGCGCATGTAACTATCGGGGATTTTgcccaaaatatattttgggacaaaggtaCTACAGTACATCATTCTTGCATGTAACTGATGCACATTTACAGCATTCTGAGGACATTTCACAAAGTAAATCTCCGATTATTACTATACATCATCGATTTATCCACAGTAACCATGTCAATCATTCGTGCATTTAAGTTGAATCTAAAATCGAAGAGGAAATCTGCATCTAACCTTGAAAATTGAAATGAGGATGCTGATCAGTCCATGACGACCTTGGCACCAACAGCCTTCATCTTATCGATGATTGTCCGAGCCTCCTCCTTCGAGACACCACCCTTGATCACAGCGGGTGCCTTCTCCACTAGCTCCTTCGCCTCCTTCAGACCCAGGTCGGTGAATGACCGGATCTCCTTGATCACCTTGATCTTGCTCGCCGCATCGAACGCCTCCAAGCGCAGCTCGAACACCGTCttctcagccgccgccgccccaccggccttctccccggcggcgcccgcggcacccgcgccgccgccgccgccgaggcccgCGGCGGAGTTGAGGATGGCGATGGGGGGAGCGGGGAcgtcgaggcggcggaggaggagggcggagagAGCGGCGGACTCGGCGAGGGTGAGGGAGGAGACGTCCTCGACGAGGCGCCAGACGCGGTCGGAGGGCGGTGGGCGGGACGGGGCGGTGGGGTCGAAGGTGGAGGCGTCGTAGTCAGTGGGGAGCTTGCGGACGTCGATGagctcctccgcggcggcggcggagaaggaggcCCAGGAGAGGCTGccgtggcggaggaggcggaggcggtggccggagcggaggagcgaggcggccatggcggcgaccggcgaggcTAGGGTTCTCTGGTGTCAGTGTGTTCGACGCGGTGCGGGAGCTGAGGTTTTGGACTGAAGAGGCCTCGTTTTTAGAAATTTCAGATCTGAAGAAGCCCACTTTGGCCCAGAAAGGGcccatttatatatcttttgaTGGGCTGGGCGGCTACTCTGCAAGCTAAAAAAAACTGAATGCCATTTTGGTGTACAAATTATTTCACTCTTGTCTTCTCAAAGTAAAAAGTTGGCGAATAATAGTTTGAGATAAAACTGAAGATAACATTGTGCTGGAagtgaaaataataataataataatgtattAATAAACGTTTGGATCGTGCTACACTGATAGGAAGATGAACAATGCTCATTGTCGGATCAATCACGACAGTTGCAAATCCCTGGGGAAAGAATCAACATATCAGTCATCGATTTGACAAAAATATCATCGCAGCTCATTCTGGATTAAAGTTTAAACACTACTACAGCAGTGGCACCAACATTTGTGCTGTGTCATGACTCAGCAATCAGTCGGAAAAAATCATGTATCAGCTGCTATCCCTCTGAATGAACACCTTGTTGATTGAACACACCTCATATCTGAACCACTAAATCCATCTGCCTATCGATTTCAAACAGACTCCACGAGCAGTGCCAACCAAATTTGGATAGACAGATACGACATCAAACGGCTGAGATCACGATCCAAATGCTAAACCACTGGCTGATCCATCCAAATCCGCTAAAAACCTTCAAATAATTGTCATCAtcctcagaaaaaaaataagatacGGTGGGACAATCGGGGTTCCAAGGAATCTTCTTCCACTGTAGCATCGATAGCACCCACCTCGTGGTCCATTTCCAGCCGCGATTTGGTCCCGATCGATCACGCTGTCGACCGGTGAGAGCGTGCAATGGATCTCcgaaccaaccaaccatatgCAAATCAGGTTCCTTGCTTGCATTATCAGCTCATCGCCACAATTCCAATTCCATTTCATGCATAAGGTACGCGTGGTCCAATTAATCCCCGATTCATGCGCTGTATGCAAATCACATCTAAgagcattcccaacccaatgactaagatgatgtctatagcattaaataagttgccacataggaaaaaaaataatgtgacaagtgaataaatgaggaaagataagtaaaccatgtcttgcatgagacatggtttctacacaacatccaagatatcatgtgagataagtagcattaaattgaagtatataatagtggtgtttgcattggaatagtagtgtctagtactagtttttttttatgatgtggagtttatggaaaccatgTCTATTGTTATGGATTAGGACTGTCCTAAGTCTGGTTTCTTTAAGTTTTTGCAGCTCGGGGCCCGAGGAGAGGATTGCCAGGTTTGACCTTTGGGAAGCTTAACAATGGTAGATGCTGATGAGATATGGCTAATCATCTCGATCTGTTTAGTAATCTAGGGTTGGTTCATTGCTGGATGGCACTTTGGtacaggaggagaagaagaatcTTTTGGAAGAATCGGATGCCAAAGCATAGAGGAATATACTGCTGCGAGATTTTTATTACAGTACTACATGTGTTGCCGAAGGATTGGGATTGGAGCCTTTTTGTGACGTGTTCGTGTTTGGTGTGGTTTATCACATCTGTCTGCTTGATCTACTCTCTTTATAAACATTAGCAATTTCAGCATTTGGAATCTATtcataaatataagtatttctaagTGCAAATCAAGTTTCTATTCATAAACCAAGGACGGGAAGGAGTAGCGATGTAGTAGTAGAGTCGTGAAAACAATATCCTGTGTTTGAGAGGAGGGAAAAGCAGTAGATTAAGGTCatatttgattcagcttagatattataatctagattattaggagtaagctgaaacaaacaagcagaTTATTATactagattactataatctataatctcctctagaggagctttttctagattattgagtggctaaagatCCACTACCATTAAATGTCTCTAATAAtgcagagaaacaaacaactcgtaGATTATTTTatatcagcttattataatccagtttAGAGTAATCTgacttaataatctagattacaataattttaaactgaaacaaacaggaCCTAAAAATATTTAGGTGAGCGATTATTGTTGATTAATTGAAAGTATAgtcattttaaatttaaaaacaggttaatgtatttcttttaaaaaataacttatctatattttaaaaacaCAACATTTAACAACTAAGGAAACATGCGCGTGGAAAACAGTCGCTTTCCGTTATTCTCTCATTCTAACGAACGCACGAACACTCTCAGTAATAGTGAGATCAATGAATCGTATATGTGCATCTTTCGTGTGCgcgcacccaaaaaaaaaaaaaactctgtacCACGTACAGTCAACTTGCATATCGCGAACAGGGAACTCGCCCCGTAAGGTGAGTCCGTTCAGTGTACCCTCGCCGCcgtatcagcagcagcagcacatcgtcctcctcgtccaTTCGTCCGTCCTGTTACGCTGATTTCCGCTGCGAGCGCCGGTGATGAGGTGACGACGGTGTGACACCATTTGACTCAAACAG
This window encodes:
- the LOC9269996 gene encoding protein DETOXIFICATION 14; amino-acid sequence: MEERIPLLSKRFPADGTAGVGGGREEEGGDRWWSGLAREAGKVGSMALPMAAMSVAQNAVQVASNMMVGHLPGVLPLSASAIATSLASVSGFSLLVGMASGLETLCGQAYGAKQYDKLGVQTYRAIVTLTVVTIPISLLWVFIGKLLTLIGQDPVISHEAGRYIVWLIPGLFAYAVCQPLTKFLQSQSLIFPMLWSSIATLLLHIPLSWLLVFKTSMGFTGAALAISISYWLNTFMLAAYIRFSCSCKVTRSPPTIEAFRGVGLFLRIALPSALMLCFEWWSFEILVLLSGLLPNPELESSVLSICLTTTSLMYTIPYGLGGAASTRVANELGAGNPEGARSAVHLVMSIAGTEAVLVTGMLFAAQRILGYAYSSDEEVVTYFTSMVPFVCISVAADSLQGVLSGIARGCGWQHLGAYVNLGSFYLVGIPVALLLGFGFKMEGKGLWLGIACGSVLQFLLLAVIAFFSNWQKMAEKARERIFGETPSEKQHLVLDATNSV
- the LOC4339552 gene encoding uncharacterized protein codes for the protein MAASLLRSGHRLRLLRHGSLSWASFSAAAAEELIDVRKLPTDYDASTFDPTAPSRPPPSDRVWRLVEDVSSLTLAESAALSALLLRRLDVPAPPIAILNSAAGLGGGGGAGAAGAAGEKAGGAAAAEKTVFELRLEAFDAASKIKVIKEIRSFTDLGLKEAKELVEKAPAVIKGGVSKEEARTIIDKMKAVGAKVVMD